GACGCGACCCGTTTCCGGGGAGTAGACGGGCGAGTACCGCCCGGACTTGGGTGACGATGGCAGGTAGGCGCCGTCCggttcgttgttgttgttctgctcggcgggctgctgctgctgctgttgggcgTACTTCGAGGCCCGCGGTGACTGGGGCGTGGGGTAGCGCGGACTGATGGGGTAGTACTCGTGGGCGGCAGGGCTCGCCGCCTTCGGTGGCCTCCTTGGCATTGCCGTTGGCCGATCCGTTGCCATTGAGCAGCGGCTGCTGGCCAGCGCCGTCCTTGGCCTCGGCGTTCTCTCCGTACGCCTTCTTTACGATCTGCGCCTCGTCCAATTTGGTCTTCTCGCCGATCAGCGGCGAGTGCTCCTGACCGTTGCCATGACCGTTCTTGTGCAGCGGCTTGCCCAGCTGCTTCTTGTCCATGTCCAGCAGCTCCGTCTGCCGCTGGGCCTCCGCGTCGCGGGCGGCGGCATTGCTGTCGTACTTGCACCGCTTGATGGCCACGAAGAGCACCAGTCCGACCACGATCAGGCCGATCACGGCCAGCAGATAGTAGATGGCACTGCTGTCGTCCGCGGCGTGGCCCACCTTGGCGGCGAGAAGGTCCTCGGACTCCGCGCTGTCCTCCACTGGCCCATCGGTCACCACTTCGGACTTCAGACCAGTGTCCAAATTGGTCAGCACCACAGGCACAAtcacctcctcctccaccggTTTCTTCTCCTCCTCGCTGCCCTTGTTGCCCTCGAAGATGCCCATGTCGTTCCTGAAGACGTCGCTGTCGGGGCTCTCCACCGGCCTGCTGTcgttctcctcctcctcctgcttgCCATCCATGTCGTCCTCCGGTTCTATCCTTACTTTGGAGACATCGGGGATGATGAGCAGGCCACCACCGCTGCCAGAGGCCTCggcatcgtcgtcgtcgtcttccACCACCTTCTGTTCGATCTGGGGCGCAGAAGTGATGGCCACCGCCTCCTCAACTTGCGACTCAGCCGCCTCCGGCTCGTGCTCTCCTGCCAGCGGCAGAACCATCTCCATGTTGGCATTGCTGAGGTCGCCGGATCCCTCCACCTGGTCACCAGGCAGCGGCTCCTGGGGCGAACGGGCCTTCTTCGAAGTGGCCACGACCTTGCCGTCGATGGGCAGGAAGTCCTTGCCCAGCTCTTCCTCATCCTCGCGCTCTGCCGAAACGGCGGCGGGCTGGTCGCCCATCATCAGCTCATTCTCTTCGACCTCGGAGTCGAACCACTTGTGCTGCTCCTTGCGGCAGATCTCCTCCTGCTTCAGCTGCAGCCAGGAACGACCCTTGAACTCCGACGGATGAGCGCAGACCACGGGGTGCTCCATGTAGACGATGCGCTCCACCAGCCAGTTGCGAACCTCGAGCGTTTGGCAGGAGCAGTTGATGGCGTTGTGGCTCAGCTCCAGCTGGCGCAGCTGCTGCATGTGGGTCAGCTCCAGGGGCAGGTGGGTGATGTTGTTGTGCTGCAGATTGAGCACCTGCAGGTGCTGCGGCAGCTTGGCCAGCTTGTCCGAGGTGAGGCGATTGTGCTTGAGGTTCAGCCGCTTGAGGCGCTGGCCCAGGTGGCCCAGGTCCTGCAGCTCGTTGTGCGACAGGTCCGCGGAGGTGAGCTCCGGCAGCTTGTCCAGCACGTGGCTCAGGCGGGTGAGGTTCAGGTGGGACAGGTCGATGGAGTGCACCGGGATCGCCGACTGGAAGGACTTATCGGCGTGCCTCAGGCCCTGGGTGCTGTTGCATTTGAGGTGGTACAGTGGCTTGTGCGTGTGCTGGGATAGACTGCAGACGCAGTCCGCCGGACAGTCGGTGGGCGGGTGAGCGGGAGAGGGCGTGGCCGCGGTGGCAATCACGCAGAGGAGCAGGGCCAACCAGGCGGTCAAGTGGGAGCGCTCCATGGCTGTGTAAATGATTTGTAGGTGGTGTACTGGCAGTGAGTCCTTCTTACTTCCTCTCTTGGCGTCTTATCTGAAATGGTTTACaagaaatgttaataaaacacttgaaaaaattgtatttcactaactataactatataataaataaagaaaaacaaaaaattatatatgaaaTGAACTAAAATGCTATAATTTTACTTGGTTCACCTTCTATAACAAATAATCTATGTGTATTTATTCACCCATATACAAATATTCCATTGAACTGAACCATTAAGAACTAAAAATCTTTCGAACTGTATTTTTCTTTGAAGCGCATTATGGAATTTCTACtgatattatatatttaaaatatatataatcggtattaaaactgtttaatggaatccaataaaaaattgaaatattttctaagtCGTATTGTCCGAAATCGCTATTATTAAACTTGGTTCACCTTCTAaacaatatacattttaaagaataaaatacAGAAAGGAAAAtgaaagttattaaaatttaattactaaCGCCgaattaaagattttatatatttattttttatgaagaTAATTAtgaaggtttttattttacattcgTAGTATATGCATAACATTTAATGGAATCCAAgaaaaaagaataatatttaatatattat
The sequence above is drawn from the Drosophila gunungcola strain Sukarami chromosome 2R unlocalized genomic scaffold, Dgunungcola_SK_2 000011F, whole genome shotgun sequence genome and encodes:
- the LOC128255407 gene encoding LOW QUALITY PROTEIN: protein windpipe (The sequence of the model RefSeq protein was modified relative to this genomic sequence to represent the inferred CDS: deleted 1 base in 1 codon), producing MERSHLTAWLALLLCVIATAATPSPAHPPTDCPADCVCSLSQHTHKPLYHLKCNSTQGLRHADKSFQSAIPVHSIDLSHLNLTRLSHVLDKLPELTSADLSHNELQDLGHLGQRLKRLNLKHNRLTSDKLAKLPQHLQVLNLQHNNITHLPLELTHMQQLRQLELSHNAINCSCQTLEVRNWLVERIVYMEHPVVCAHPSEFKGRSWLQLKQEEICRKEQHKWFDSEVEENELMMGDQPAAVSAEREDEEELGKDFLPIDGKVVATSKKARSPQEPLPGDQVEGSGDLSNANMEMVLPLAGEHEPEAAESQVEEAVAITSAPQIEQKVVEDDDDDAEASGSGGGLLIIPDVSKVRIEPEDDMDGKQEEEENDSRPVESPDSDVFRNDMGIFEGNKGSEEEKKPVEEEVIVPVVLTNLDTGLKSEVVTDGPVEDSAESEDLLAAKVGHAADDSSAIYYLLAVIGLIVVGLVLFVAIKRCKYDSNAAARDAEAQRQTELLDMDKKQLGKPLHKNGHGNGQEHSPLIGEKTKLDEAQIVKKAYGENAEAKDGAGQQPLLNGNGSANGNAKEATEGGEPAAHEYYPISPRYPTPQSPRASKYAQQQQQQPAEQNNNNEPDGAYLPSSPKSGRYSPVYSPETGRVKIKLTETPRPKTPMLVTRSKSNAGDIITTPVKPIEPPTHQAVTININGH